One region of Citrus sinensis cultivar Valencia sweet orange chromosome 6, DVS_A1.0, whole genome shotgun sequence genomic DNA includes:
- the LOC102626467 gene encoding uncharacterized protein LOC102626467 isoform X9 produces the protein MAQVHSHSEVLLLNKFSFCNFPSKLLQRKRSCSFTRNDAVLPDHRRVQSSSPVALKVAVADDVKKSSNDTEDHIWDGIESDVLPHIQTLRRFPKVELAGKVALVRFDSTILLNQELDPRSRSVFNALFTIKYLLEFGAKVILASDWSNKINSNVLSAEYVADVFSSALKYQVVTAKSLSYKISLDVGAFKKTDILLLENLSEFKEEVANCSKFAQLLSSGVDIFVNDSFSLSHKILASTVGVARFCYACVAGFHFEESLFQLRKMAKLDEKPYAAIIGGGNLCNKAAALHFLASRCDGLIFVGLMSFQIMHALGLPVPPELVEKGANDAASDLIQFARDKHITILYPKDFWCTKIHHPNQVEIFPSHGWEPVDIGPRSVEEITSTITKCKAFPFDIDWSAAYHDPAQPLVVDIGSGNGLFLLGMARKRKDLNFLGLEVNGKLVTHCRDSLQLSGITNGYFIATNATSTFRSIVASYPGKLILVSIQCPNPDFNRPEHRWRMVQRSLVEAVSDLLVHDGKVFLQSDIEEVMLRMKQQFLEYGKGKLVLVQDECDTKTNQGGWLGENPFGVQSDWEQHVIDRGAPMYRLMLSKPSCVK, from the exons ATGGCTCAAGTACATTCGCACAGCGAAGTTCtgttattaaacaaattcagCTTCTGCAATTTCCCAAGCAAGTTGCTTCAACGCAAAAGATCGTGTTCGTTTACCAGAAACGATGCCGTATTGCCGGATCACCGTCGCGTTCAATCGTCCTCGCCAG TTGCTTTGAAGGTAGCAGTTGCAGATGATGTTAAAAAAAGCTCAAATGATACTGAG GATCATATTTGGGATGGAATAGAATCAGACGTCTTGCCGCATATACAAACTCTCAGAAGATTTCCTAAGGTGGAACTTGCTGGAAAAGTTGCTCTTGTCAGGTTTGATTCTACCATTTTGCTTAACCAAGAACTAGACCCGAGATCTCGATCAGTTTTCAATGCACTTTTCACCATCAAGTATTTACTTGAATTTGGGGCCAAGGTAATTCTTGCGAGTGACTGGagcaataaaattaattcaaatgttCTTTCAGCAGAATATGTCGCAG ATGTATTTTCGTCTGCTCTAAAATACCAAGTTGTTACCGCAAAGAGCCTTTCTTATAAGATTTCATTGGACGTGGGAGCTTTCAAGAAAACTGatattcttcttcttgaaAATCTTTCTGAGTTCAAAGAGGAAGTTGCCAACTGTTCAAAGTTTGCTCAATTATTGTCATCAGGAGtggatatttttgttaatgatTCTTTTTCTCTGTCTCATAAAATTCTTGCATCAACTGTTGGGGTTGCTCGCTTTTGCTATGCATGTGTGGCTGGTTTTCATTTTGAAGAAAGCCTATTTCAACTAAGGAAGATGGCAAAACTTGATGAGAAACCATATGCTGCCATT ATTGGAGGGGGCAATCTCTGCAACAAAGCAGCTGCTTTGCATTTTTTAGCTTCTAGATGTGATGGGTTAATCTTTGTTGGATTGATGTCATTTCAAATAATGCATGCTTTAGGGTTGCCAGTTCCTCCAGAATTGGTAGAAAAAGGGGCTAATGATGCAGCATCAGATCTAATTCAGTTTGCAAGGGATAAACACATAACCATTCTGTATCCAAAAGACTTTTGGTGCACCAAAATTCATCATCCAAATCAAGTGGAGATATTTCCTTCTCATG gTTGGGAACCTGTCGATATTGGGCCAAGGTCCGTGGAAGAGATTACTTCTACAATTACAAAATGTAAG gCATTTCCTTTTGATATCGATTGGAGTGCTGCCTACCATGATCCAGCCCAACCTCTGGTAGTTGATATTGGAAGTG GCAATGGATTGTTTCTACTGGGAATGGCTAGGAAAAGGaaagatttgaattttcttgGCTTGGAGGTTAATGGAAAG CTTGTGACGCATTGCCGAGATTCTCTTCAACTATCTGGCATAACAAATGG GTACTTCATTGCAACAAATGCTACATCAACATTCCGTTCAATAGTTGCCAGTTACCCGGGAAAGTTGATTCTTGTTTCTATACAG TGTCCGAACCCTGATTTCAACAGACCCGAGCATAGATGGAGAATGGTGCAGCGGTCATTAGTTGAAGCCGTGTCAGATCTCCTCGTTCATGATGGGAAG GTGTTTCTGCAGTCTGACATAGAAGAAGTCATGTTGAGAATGAAGCAACAATTTTTAGAATATGGAAAGGGTAAACTTGTTCTTGTGCAAGATGAATGTGATACAAAAACTAATCAAGGAGGATGGCTCGGGGAGAACCCATTTGGAGTTCAATCAGATTGGGAGCAACATGTTATAGACCGTGGAGCCCCAATGTACAGATTAATGCTATCTAAACCAAGCTGTGTCAAATGA
- the LOC102626467 gene encoding uncharacterized protein LOC102626467 isoform X6: MAQVHSHSEVLLLNKFSFCNFPSKLLQRKRSCSFTRNDAVLPDHRRVQSSSPVALKVAVADDVKKSSNDTEDHIWDGIESDVLPHIQTLRRFPKVELAGKVALVRFDSTILLNQELDPRSRSVFNALFTIKYLLEFGAKVILASDWSNKINSNVLSAEYVADVFSSALKYQVVTAKSLSYKISLDVGAFKKTDILLLENLSEFKEEVANCSKFAQLLSSGVDIFVNDSFSLSHKILASTVGVARFCYACVAGFHFEESLFQLRKMAKLDEKPYAAIIGGGNLCNKAAALHFLASRCDGLIFVGLMSFQIMHALGLPVPPELVEKGANDAASDLIQFARDKHITILYPKDFWCTKIHHPNQVEIFPSHGWEPVDIGPRSVEEITSTITKCKKVIWVGPVKFRFSSQYSYGASKLTGMLCKVSQGTCNITVIGSMACKAIAKVSSSIFGLNMVESGSAVWEFLKGRMLPGVSALDRAFPFDIDWSAAYHDPAQPLVVDIGSGNGLFLLGMARKRKDLNFLGLEVNGKLVTHCRDSLQLSGITNGYFIATNATSTFRSIVASYPGKLILVSIQCPNPDFNRPEHRWRMVQRSLVEAVSDLLVHDGKVFLQSDIEEVMLRMKQQFLEYGKGKLVLVQDECDTKTNQGGWLGENPFGVQSDWEQHVIDRGAPMYRLMLSKPSCVK; encoded by the exons ATGGCTCAAGTACATTCGCACAGCGAAGTTCtgttattaaacaaattcagCTTCTGCAATTTCCCAAGCAAGTTGCTTCAACGCAAAAGATCGTGTTCGTTTACCAGAAACGATGCCGTATTGCCGGATCACCGTCGCGTTCAATCGTCCTCGCCAG TTGCTTTGAAGGTAGCAGTTGCAGATGATGTTAAAAAAAGCTCAAATGATACTGAG GATCATATTTGGGATGGAATAGAATCAGACGTCTTGCCGCATATACAAACTCTCAGAAGATTTCCTAAGGTGGAACTTGCTGGAAAAGTTGCTCTTGTCAGGTTTGATTCTACCATTTTGCTTAACCAAGAACTAGACCCGAGATCTCGATCAGTTTTCAATGCACTTTTCACCATCAAGTATTTACTTGAATTTGGGGCCAAGGTAATTCTTGCGAGTGACTGGagcaataaaattaattcaaatgttCTTTCAGCAGAATATGTCGCAG ATGTATTTTCGTCTGCTCTAAAATACCAAGTTGTTACCGCAAAGAGCCTTTCTTATAAGATTTCATTGGACGTGGGAGCTTTCAAGAAAACTGatattcttcttcttgaaAATCTTTCTGAGTTCAAAGAGGAAGTTGCCAACTGTTCAAAGTTTGCTCAATTATTGTCATCAGGAGtggatatttttgttaatgatTCTTTTTCTCTGTCTCATAAAATTCTTGCATCAACTGTTGGGGTTGCTCGCTTTTGCTATGCATGTGTGGCTGGTTTTCATTTTGAAGAAAGCCTATTTCAACTAAGGAAGATGGCAAAACTTGATGAGAAACCATATGCTGCCATT ATTGGAGGGGGCAATCTCTGCAACAAAGCAGCTGCTTTGCATTTTTTAGCTTCTAGATGTGATGGGTTAATCTTTGTTGGATTGATGTCATTTCAAATAATGCATGCTTTAGGGTTGCCAGTTCCTCCAGAATTGGTAGAAAAAGGGGCTAATGATGCAGCATCAGATCTAATTCAGTTTGCAAGGGATAAACACATAACCATTCTGTATCCAAAAGACTTTTGGTGCACCAAAATTCATCATCCAAATCAAGTGGAGATATTTCCTTCTCATG gTTGGGAACCTGTCGATATTGGGCCAAGGTCCGTGGAAGAGATTACTTCTACAATTACAAAATGTAAG AAGGTCATATGGGTTGGTCCGGTTAAATTTAGATTCTCTAGTCAGTATTCATATGGAGCAAGTAAATTAACTGGAATGCTCTGTAAAGTAAGTCAAGGCACTTGCAACATAACTGTCATTGGAAGCATGGCATGCAAGGCCATAGCGAAAGTGTCAAGTTCCATATTCGGTTTGAACATGGTTGAGAGTGGTTCAGCTGTCTGGGAGTTTCTTAAAGGAAGAATGCTTCCAGGAGTCTCTGCCTTAGACAGA gCATTTCCTTTTGATATCGATTGGAGTGCTGCCTACCATGATCCAGCCCAACCTCTGGTAGTTGATATTGGAAGTG GCAATGGATTGTTTCTACTGGGAATGGCTAGGAAAAGGaaagatttgaattttcttgGCTTGGAGGTTAATGGAAAG CTTGTGACGCATTGCCGAGATTCTCTTCAACTATCTGGCATAACAAATGG GTACTTCATTGCAACAAATGCTACATCAACATTCCGTTCAATAGTTGCCAGTTACCCGGGAAAGTTGATTCTTGTTTCTATACAG TGTCCGAACCCTGATTTCAACAGACCCGAGCATAGATGGAGAATGGTGCAGCGGTCATTAGTTGAAGCCGTGTCAGATCTCCTCGTTCATGATGGGAAG GTGTTTCTGCAGTCTGACATAGAAGAAGTCATGTTGAGAATGAAGCAACAATTTTTAGAATATGGAAAGGGTAAACTTGTTCTTGTGCAAGATGAATGTGATACAAAAACTAATCAAGGAGGATGGCTCGGGGAGAACCCATTTGGAGTTCAATCAGATTGGGAGCAACATGTTATAGACCGTGGAGCCCCAATGTACAGATTAATGCTATCTAAACCAAGCTGTGTCAAATGA
- the LOC102626467 gene encoding uncharacterized protein LOC102626467 isoform X4 — protein sequence MAQVHSHSEVLLLNKFSFCNFPSKLLQRKRSCSFTRNDAVLPDHRRVQSSSPVALKVAVADDVKKSSNDTEDHIWDGIESDVLPHIQTLRRFPKVELAGKVALVRFDSTILLNQELDPRSRSVFNALFTIKYLLEFGAKVILASDWSNKINSNVLSAEYVADVFSSALKYQVVTAKSLSYKISLDVGAFKKTDILLLENLSEFKEEVANCSKFAQLLSSGVDIFVNDSFSLSHKILASTVGVARFCYACVAGFHFEESLFQLRKMAKLDEKPYAAIIGGGNLCNKAAALHFLASRCDGLIFVGLMSFQIMHALGLPVPPELVEKGANDAASDLIQFARDKHITILYPKDFWCTKIHHPNQVEIFPSHGIPDGWEPVDIGPRSVEEITSTITKCKKVIWVGPVKFRFSSQYSYGASKLTGMLCKVSQGTCNITVIGSMACKAIAKVSSSIFGLNMVESGSAVWEFLKGRMLPGVSALDRAFPFDIDWSAAYHDPAQPLVVDIGSGNGLFLLGMARKRKDLNFLGLEVNGKLVTHCRDSLQLSGITNGYFIATNATSTFRSIVASYPGKLILVSIQCPNPDFNRPEHRWRMVQRSLVEAVSDLLVHDGKVFLQSDIEEVMLRMKQQFLEYGKGKLVLVQDECDTKTNQGGWLGENPFGVQSDWEQHVIDRGAPMYRLMLSKPSCVK from the exons ATGGCTCAAGTACATTCGCACAGCGAAGTTCtgttattaaacaaattcagCTTCTGCAATTTCCCAAGCAAGTTGCTTCAACGCAAAAGATCGTGTTCGTTTACCAGAAACGATGCCGTATTGCCGGATCACCGTCGCGTTCAATCGTCCTCGCCAG TTGCTTTGAAGGTAGCAGTTGCAGATGATGTTAAAAAAAGCTCAAATGATACTGAG GATCATATTTGGGATGGAATAGAATCAGACGTCTTGCCGCATATACAAACTCTCAGAAGATTTCCTAAGGTGGAACTTGCTGGAAAAGTTGCTCTTGTCAGGTTTGATTCTACCATTTTGCTTAACCAAGAACTAGACCCGAGATCTCGATCAGTTTTCAATGCACTTTTCACCATCAAGTATTTACTTGAATTTGGGGCCAAGGTAATTCTTGCGAGTGACTGGagcaataaaattaattcaaatgttCTTTCAGCAGAATATGTCGCAG ATGTATTTTCGTCTGCTCTAAAATACCAAGTTGTTACCGCAAAGAGCCTTTCTTATAAGATTTCATTGGACGTGGGAGCTTTCAAGAAAACTGatattcttcttcttgaaAATCTTTCTGAGTTCAAAGAGGAAGTTGCCAACTGTTCAAAGTTTGCTCAATTATTGTCATCAGGAGtggatatttttgttaatgatTCTTTTTCTCTGTCTCATAAAATTCTTGCATCAACTGTTGGGGTTGCTCGCTTTTGCTATGCATGTGTGGCTGGTTTTCATTTTGAAGAAAGCCTATTTCAACTAAGGAAGATGGCAAAACTTGATGAGAAACCATATGCTGCCATT ATTGGAGGGGGCAATCTCTGCAACAAAGCAGCTGCTTTGCATTTTTTAGCTTCTAGATGTGATGGGTTAATCTTTGTTGGATTGATGTCATTTCAAATAATGCATGCTTTAGGGTTGCCAGTTCCTCCAGAATTGGTAGAAAAAGGGGCTAATGATGCAGCATCAGATCTAATTCAGTTTGCAAGGGATAAACACATAACCATTCTGTATCCAAAAGACTTTTGGTGCACCAAAATTCATCATCCAAATCAAGTGGAGATATTTCCTTCTCATGGTATTCCAGATG gTTGGGAACCTGTCGATATTGGGCCAAGGTCCGTGGAAGAGATTACTTCTACAATTACAAAATGTAAG AAGGTCATATGGGTTGGTCCGGTTAAATTTAGATTCTCTAGTCAGTATTCATATGGAGCAAGTAAATTAACTGGAATGCTCTGTAAAGTAAGTCAAGGCACTTGCAACATAACTGTCATTGGAAGCATGGCATGCAAGGCCATAGCGAAAGTGTCAAGTTCCATATTCGGTTTGAACATGGTTGAGAGTGGTTCAGCTGTCTGGGAGTTTCTTAAAGGAAGAATGCTTCCAGGAGTCTCTGCCTTAGACAGA gCATTTCCTTTTGATATCGATTGGAGTGCTGCCTACCATGATCCAGCCCAACCTCTGGTAGTTGATATTGGAAGTG GCAATGGATTGTTTCTACTGGGAATGGCTAGGAAAAGGaaagatttgaattttcttgGCTTGGAGGTTAATGGAAAG CTTGTGACGCATTGCCGAGATTCTCTTCAACTATCTGGCATAACAAATGG GTACTTCATTGCAACAAATGCTACATCAACATTCCGTTCAATAGTTGCCAGTTACCCGGGAAAGTTGATTCTTGTTTCTATACAG TGTCCGAACCCTGATTTCAACAGACCCGAGCATAGATGGAGAATGGTGCAGCGGTCATTAGTTGAAGCCGTGTCAGATCTCCTCGTTCATGATGGGAAG GTGTTTCTGCAGTCTGACATAGAAGAAGTCATGTTGAGAATGAAGCAACAATTTTTAGAATATGGAAAGGGTAAACTTGTTCTTGTGCAAGATGAATGTGATACAAAAACTAATCAAGGAGGATGGCTCGGGGAGAACCCATTTGGAGTTCAATCAGATTGGGAGCAACATGTTATAGACCGTGGAGCCCCAATGTACAGATTAATGCTATCTAAACCAAGCTGTGTCAAATGA
- the LOC102626467 gene encoding uncharacterized protein LOC102626467 isoform X8 codes for MAQVHSHSEVLLLNKFSFCNFPSKLLQRKRSCSFTRNDAVLPDHRRVQSSSPVALKVAVADDVKKSSNDTEDHIWDGIESDVLPHIQTLRRFPKVELAGKVALVRFDSTILLNQELDPRSRSVFNALFTIKYLLEFGAKVILASDWSNKINSNVLSAEYVADVFSSALKYQVVTAKSLSYKISLDVGAFKKTDILLLENLSEFKEEVANCSKFAQLLSSGVDIFVNDSFSLSHKILASTVGVARFCYACVAGFHFEESLFQLRKMAKLDEKPYAAIIGGGNLCNKAAALHFLASRCDGLIFVGLMSFQIMHALGLPVPPELVEKGANDAASDLIQFARDKHITILYPKDFWCTKIHHPNQVEIFPSHGIPDGWEPVDIGPRSVEEITSTITKCKAFPFDIDWSAAYHDPAQPLVVDIGSGNGLFLLGMARKRKDLNFLGLEVNGKLVTHCRDSLQLSGITNGYFIATNATSTFRSIVASYPGKLILVSIQCPNPDFNRPEHRWRMVQRSLVEAVSDLLVHDGKVFLQSDIEEVMLRMKQQFLEYGKGKLVLVQDECDTKTNQGGWLGENPFGVQSDWEQHVIDRGAPMYRLMLSKPSCVK; via the exons ATGGCTCAAGTACATTCGCACAGCGAAGTTCtgttattaaacaaattcagCTTCTGCAATTTCCCAAGCAAGTTGCTTCAACGCAAAAGATCGTGTTCGTTTACCAGAAACGATGCCGTATTGCCGGATCACCGTCGCGTTCAATCGTCCTCGCCAG TTGCTTTGAAGGTAGCAGTTGCAGATGATGTTAAAAAAAGCTCAAATGATACTGAG GATCATATTTGGGATGGAATAGAATCAGACGTCTTGCCGCATATACAAACTCTCAGAAGATTTCCTAAGGTGGAACTTGCTGGAAAAGTTGCTCTTGTCAGGTTTGATTCTACCATTTTGCTTAACCAAGAACTAGACCCGAGATCTCGATCAGTTTTCAATGCACTTTTCACCATCAAGTATTTACTTGAATTTGGGGCCAAGGTAATTCTTGCGAGTGACTGGagcaataaaattaattcaaatgttCTTTCAGCAGAATATGTCGCAG ATGTATTTTCGTCTGCTCTAAAATACCAAGTTGTTACCGCAAAGAGCCTTTCTTATAAGATTTCATTGGACGTGGGAGCTTTCAAGAAAACTGatattcttcttcttgaaAATCTTTCTGAGTTCAAAGAGGAAGTTGCCAACTGTTCAAAGTTTGCTCAATTATTGTCATCAGGAGtggatatttttgttaatgatTCTTTTTCTCTGTCTCATAAAATTCTTGCATCAACTGTTGGGGTTGCTCGCTTTTGCTATGCATGTGTGGCTGGTTTTCATTTTGAAGAAAGCCTATTTCAACTAAGGAAGATGGCAAAACTTGATGAGAAACCATATGCTGCCATT ATTGGAGGGGGCAATCTCTGCAACAAAGCAGCTGCTTTGCATTTTTTAGCTTCTAGATGTGATGGGTTAATCTTTGTTGGATTGATGTCATTTCAAATAATGCATGCTTTAGGGTTGCCAGTTCCTCCAGAATTGGTAGAAAAAGGGGCTAATGATGCAGCATCAGATCTAATTCAGTTTGCAAGGGATAAACACATAACCATTCTGTATCCAAAAGACTTTTGGTGCACCAAAATTCATCATCCAAATCAAGTGGAGATATTTCCTTCTCATGGTATTCCAGATG gTTGGGAACCTGTCGATATTGGGCCAAGGTCCGTGGAAGAGATTACTTCTACAATTACAAAATGTAAG gCATTTCCTTTTGATATCGATTGGAGTGCTGCCTACCATGATCCAGCCCAACCTCTGGTAGTTGATATTGGAAGTG GCAATGGATTGTTTCTACTGGGAATGGCTAGGAAAAGGaaagatttgaattttcttgGCTTGGAGGTTAATGGAAAG CTTGTGACGCATTGCCGAGATTCTCTTCAACTATCTGGCATAACAAATGG GTACTTCATTGCAACAAATGCTACATCAACATTCCGTTCAATAGTTGCCAGTTACCCGGGAAAGTTGATTCTTGTTTCTATACAG TGTCCGAACCCTGATTTCAACAGACCCGAGCATAGATGGAGAATGGTGCAGCGGTCATTAGTTGAAGCCGTGTCAGATCTCCTCGTTCATGATGGGAAG GTGTTTCTGCAGTCTGACATAGAAGAAGTCATGTTGAGAATGAAGCAACAATTTTTAGAATATGGAAAGGGTAAACTTGTTCTTGTGCAAGATGAATGTGATACAAAAACTAATCAAGGAGGATGGCTCGGGGAGAACCCATTTGGAGTTCAATCAGATTGGGAGCAACATGTTATAGACCGTGGAGCCCCAATGTACAGATTAATGCTATCTAAACCAAGCTGTGTCAAATGA
- the LOC102626467 gene encoding uncharacterized protein LOC102626467 isoform X2 — translation MAQVHSHSEVLLLNKFSFCNFPSKLLQRKRSCSFTRNDAVLPDHRRVQSSSPVALKVAVADDVKKSSNDTEDHIWDGIESDVLPHIQTLRRFPKVELAGKVALVRFDSTILLNQELDPRSRSVFNALFTIKYLLEFGAKVILASDWSNKINSNVLSAEYVADVFSSALKYQVVTAKSLSYKISLDVGAFKKTDILLLENLSEFKEEVANCSKFAQLLSSGVDIFVNDSFSLSHKILASTVGVARFCYACVAGFHFEESLFQLRKMAKLDEKPYAAIIGGGNLCNKAAALHFLASRCDGLIFVGLMSFQIMHALGLPVPPELVEKGANDAASDLIQFARDKHITILYPKDFWCTKIHHPNQVEIFPSHGWEPVDIGPRSVEEITSTITKYAMMYFLIMSQKVIWVGPVKFRFSSQYSYGASKLTGMLCKVSQGTCNITVIGSMACKAIAKVSSSIFGLNMVESGSAVWEFLKGRMLPGVSALDRAFPFDIDWSAAYHDPAQPLVVDIGSGNGLFLLGMARKRKDLNFLGLEVNGKLVTHCRDSLQLSGITNGYFIATNATSTFRSIVASYPGKLILVSIQCPNPDFNRPEHRWRMVQRSLVEAVSDLLVHDGKVFLQSDIEEVMLRMKQQFLEYGKGKLVLVQDECDTKTNQGGWLGENPFGVQSDWEQHVIDRGAPMYRLMLSKPSCVK, via the exons ATGGCTCAAGTACATTCGCACAGCGAAGTTCtgttattaaacaaattcagCTTCTGCAATTTCCCAAGCAAGTTGCTTCAACGCAAAAGATCGTGTTCGTTTACCAGAAACGATGCCGTATTGCCGGATCACCGTCGCGTTCAATCGTCCTCGCCAG TTGCTTTGAAGGTAGCAGTTGCAGATGATGTTAAAAAAAGCTCAAATGATACTGAG GATCATATTTGGGATGGAATAGAATCAGACGTCTTGCCGCATATACAAACTCTCAGAAGATTTCCTAAGGTGGAACTTGCTGGAAAAGTTGCTCTTGTCAGGTTTGATTCTACCATTTTGCTTAACCAAGAACTAGACCCGAGATCTCGATCAGTTTTCAATGCACTTTTCACCATCAAGTATTTACTTGAATTTGGGGCCAAGGTAATTCTTGCGAGTGACTGGagcaataaaattaattcaaatgttCTTTCAGCAGAATATGTCGCAG ATGTATTTTCGTCTGCTCTAAAATACCAAGTTGTTACCGCAAAGAGCCTTTCTTATAAGATTTCATTGGACGTGGGAGCTTTCAAGAAAACTGatattcttcttcttgaaAATCTTTCTGAGTTCAAAGAGGAAGTTGCCAACTGTTCAAAGTTTGCTCAATTATTGTCATCAGGAGtggatatttttgttaatgatTCTTTTTCTCTGTCTCATAAAATTCTTGCATCAACTGTTGGGGTTGCTCGCTTTTGCTATGCATGTGTGGCTGGTTTTCATTTTGAAGAAAGCCTATTTCAACTAAGGAAGATGGCAAAACTTGATGAGAAACCATATGCTGCCATT ATTGGAGGGGGCAATCTCTGCAACAAAGCAGCTGCTTTGCATTTTTTAGCTTCTAGATGTGATGGGTTAATCTTTGTTGGATTGATGTCATTTCAAATAATGCATGCTTTAGGGTTGCCAGTTCCTCCAGAATTGGTAGAAAAAGGGGCTAATGATGCAGCATCAGATCTAATTCAGTTTGCAAGGGATAAACACATAACCATTCTGTATCCAAAAGACTTTTGGTGCACCAAAATTCATCATCCAAATCAAGTGGAGATATTTCCTTCTCATG gTTGGGAACCTGTCGATATTGGGCCAAGGTCCGTGGAAGAGATTACTTCTACAATTACAAAAT ATGCAATGATGTATTTTCTCATTATGTCGCAGAAGGTCATATGGGTTGGTCCGGTTAAATTTAGATTCTCTAGTCAGTATTCATATGGAGCAAGTAAATTAACTGGAATGCTCTGTAAAGTAAGTCAAGGCACTTGCAACATAACTGTCATTGGAAGCATGGCATGCAAGGCCATAGCGAAAGTGTCAAGTTCCATATTCGGTTTGAACATGGTTGAGAGTGGTTCAGCTGTCTGGGAGTTTCTTAAAGGAAGAATGCTTCCAGGAGTCTCTGCCTTAGACAGA gCATTTCCTTTTGATATCGATTGGAGTGCTGCCTACCATGATCCAGCCCAACCTCTGGTAGTTGATATTGGAAGTG GCAATGGATTGTTTCTACTGGGAATGGCTAGGAAAAGGaaagatttgaattttcttgGCTTGGAGGTTAATGGAAAG CTTGTGACGCATTGCCGAGATTCTCTTCAACTATCTGGCATAACAAATGG GTACTTCATTGCAACAAATGCTACATCAACATTCCGTTCAATAGTTGCCAGTTACCCGGGAAAGTTGATTCTTGTTTCTATACAG TGTCCGAACCCTGATTTCAACAGACCCGAGCATAGATGGAGAATGGTGCAGCGGTCATTAGTTGAAGCCGTGTCAGATCTCCTCGTTCATGATGGGAAG GTGTTTCTGCAGTCTGACATAGAAGAAGTCATGTTGAGAATGAAGCAACAATTTTTAGAATATGGAAAGGGTAAACTTGTTCTTGTGCAAGATGAATGTGATACAAAAACTAATCAAGGAGGATGGCTCGGGGAGAACCCATTTGGAGTTCAATCAGATTGGGAGCAACATGTTATAGACCGTGGAGCCCCAATGTACAGATTAATGCTATCTAAACCAAGCTGTGTCAAATGA